In Streptomyces sp. NBC_00414, a single window of DNA contains:
- a CDS encoding VWA domain-containing protein has translation MSTDAVNAETAGVGDQAGATDERLRRWRLVLGGEDADGTGCTLTGRDAAMDGTLDALYGNGKGGRARAGQERSAGLGASAPAVARWLGDIRTYFPSSVVQVMQRDAIDRLGLSALLLEPEMLEAVEADVHLVGTLLSLNKAMPETTKETARAVVRKVVQDLEKRLATRTRATLTGALDRSARINRPRHHDIDWNRTIAANLKHYLPEYRTIVPERLIGYGRASQSVKKEVVLCIDQSGSMAASVVYASVFGAVLASMRSIDTRLVVFDTAVVDLTDQLDDPVDVLFGTQLGGGTDINRALAYCQSQITRPADTVVVLISDLYEGGIRNEMLKRVAAMKASGVQFVTLLALSDEGAPAYDRDHAAALAGLGAPAFACTPDLFPEVMAAAIEKRPLPIPDSGGPGR, from the coding sequence ATGAGTACGGATGCCGTGAACGCCGAAACGGCCGGTGTGGGCGACCAGGCCGGTGCCACCGACGAGCGGCTCCGGCGCTGGCGGCTCGTGCTGGGCGGGGAGGACGCGGACGGCACGGGCTGCACGCTCACCGGGCGGGACGCCGCGATGGACGGGACGCTCGACGCGCTGTACGGGAACGGGAAGGGCGGCAGGGCGCGGGCGGGGCAGGAGCGTTCGGCGGGGCTCGGGGCGTCCGCGCCGGCCGTCGCCCGGTGGCTGGGGGACATCCGCACGTACTTCCCGTCCTCCGTCGTCCAGGTCATGCAGCGGGACGCCATCGACCGCCTCGGTCTGTCCGCCCTGCTCCTGGAGCCGGAGATGCTGGAGGCCGTGGAGGCCGACGTCCACCTGGTCGGCACCCTGCTGTCGCTGAACAAGGCCATGCCCGAGACGACCAAGGAAACGGCACGAGCTGTCGTACGCAAGGTGGTTCAGGATCTGGAGAAGCGACTCGCGACGCGTACTCGGGCGACTCTCACGGGGGCGCTCGACCGCAGTGCGCGTATCAACCGGCCGCGCCACCACGACATCGACTGGAACCGCACGATCGCGGCCAACCTCAAGCACTATCTGCCCGAGTACCGCACGATCGTGCCCGAGCGGCTGATCGGTTACGGACGTGCCTCGCAGTCGGTGAAGAAGGAGGTCGTCCTCTGCATCGACCAGTCGGGCTCGATGGCGGCGTCGGTCGTGTACGCGTCGGTGTTCGGCGCGGTGCTGGCCTCTATGCGGTCCATCGACACCCGGCTCGTCGTCTTCGACACGGCCGTCGTCGACCTCACCGACCAGCTCGACGACCCGGTCGACGTCCTCTTCGGCACGCAGCTCGGCGGCGGCACGGACATCAACAGGGCGCTCGCGTACTGCCAGTCACAGATCACGCGCCCCGCCGACACCGTGGTCGTGCTCATCAGCGACCTCTACGAAGGGGGCATCCGGAACGAGATGCTGAAGCGGGTCGCCGCGATGAAGGCGTCGGGGGTGCAGTTCGTGACGCTGCTCGCGCTGTCCGACGAGGGGGCCCCGGCGTACGACCGTGATCACGCGGCGGCGCTGGCGGGCCTGGGTGCACCGGCGTTCGCCTGTACGCCCGACCTCTTCCCGGAGGTGATGGCGGCGGCGATCGAGAAGCGCCCGCTGCCGATACCGGACTCCGGCGGCCCGGGCCGATAG
- a CDS encoding DUF5682 family protein, translating into MSGRAAGSAAEVRRTPGPLLLGVRHHGPGSARAVRAALDAAGPRVVLLEGPPEADALIALAADEDMRPPVALLAHVVDEPGRSAFWPLAEFSPEWVAIRWALEHEVPARFIDLPATHTLAWGREEGEREEEKEEVRVKEGAGEGEGEPDGFLSEPAEAVRIDPLAVLAETAGYDDPERWWEDVIEHRGVRGGDAFAPFEVLGEAMEALREVYGAGGHERDLVREAYMRLQVRAAQREFGDDVAVVCGAWHVPALRQRTTVAADRALLKGLPKVKADMTWVPWTHRRLSRMSGYGAGIDSPGWYGHLFAAADRPIERWMTKVARLLRDEDRPVSSAHVIEAVRLADTLAAMRGRPLPGLTETTDAVRAVMCEGSDVPLALVHDRLVVGDVLGEVPAAAPAVPLQRDLARLQRRLRLKPEAQERELELDLRKETDGGRSRLLHRLRLLGVGWGEPVASRGSTGTFRETWRLRWEPELAVRVAEAGVWGTTVIAAATAKAESDAVGARSLADVTGLAERCLLAELPDALPVVMRILADRAALDTDVGHLAQALPALVRSLRYGDVRGTGTQALAEVAAGLAERVFVGLPPACAALDTEAAEEMRGHVDAVHGAVGLLAEGTERAEETERAEGAAGTGGGAGDSRAGIRGRWHSVLGTLCARDTVPGVVRGRAVRLLLDDGELGQEEAARLMGLVLSPGTAPGDAAAWIEGFVGGGSGGGMLLVHDERLLALVDSWLTGVPGDAFTDVLPLLRRTFSAYEPGVRRTLGELVRRGPGPRGSVADTVSGTPGFAPDLDEDRADAVLPVLRLLLGLDEADVDNDLAGVGR; encoded by the coding sequence GTGAGCGGGCGGGCCGCGGGGAGCGCGGCCGAGGTCCGCAGGACGCCCGGGCCCCTGCTGCTCGGGGTGCGTCACCACGGGCCCGGCTCGGCGCGGGCGGTTCGGGCGGCACTCGACGCGGCGGGCCCGCGCGTGGTGCTCCTCGAAGGGCCGCCGGAGGCCGACGCGTTGATCGCGCTCGCCGCCGACGAGGACATGCGGCCGCCCGTCGCGCTCCTCGCCCACGTCGTGGACGAGCCGGGGCGGTCGGCGTTCTGGCCGCTCGCCGAGTTCTCACCGGAGTGGGTGGCCATCCGCTGGGCTCTGGAACACGAGGTGCCGGCCCGCTTCATCGACCTCCCGGCCACGCACACACTCGCCTGGGGACGCGAGGAAGGGGAGCGGGAGGAGGAAAAGGAAGAGGTGCGGGTGAAGGAAGGGGCGGGGGAGGGCGAGGGGGAGCCGGACGGGTTTCTTTCCGAACCCGCCGAGGCCGTGCGGATCGACCCGCTCGCCGTGCTCGCCGAGACCGCCGGGTACGACGACCCCGAGCGGTGGTGGGAGGACGTGATCGAGCACCGGGGGGTGCGGGGAGGGGACGCGTTCGCACCGTTCGAGGTGCTCGGCGAGGCCATGGAGGCGCTGCGGGAGGTCTACGGAGCGGGGGGACACGAGCGGGACCTCGTGCGCGAGGCCTACATGCGGCTCCAGGTGCGGGCGGCCCAGCGGGAGTTCGGGGACGACGTGGCCGTGGTGTGCGGCGCCTGGCACGTGCCCGCGCTGCGGCAGCGGACCACCGTCGCCGCCGACCGGGCCCTGCTCAAGGGACTGCCCAAGGTGAAGGCCGACATGACCTGGGTGCCCTGGACCCACCGGCGGCTCTCCCGCATGAGTGGTTACGGCGCGGGCATCGACTCGCCCGGCTGGTACGGGCATCTGTTCGCCGCGGCCGACCGCCCCATAGAGCGCTGGATGACGAAGGTGGCCAGGCTGCTGCGGGACGAGGACCGGCCCGTCTCCTCCGCGCACGTCATCGAGGCGGTGCGGCTCGCCGACACGCTCGCGGCGATGCGGGGCCGCCCCCTGCCGGGCCTCACCGAGACCACCGACGCCGTACGGGCCGTGATGTGCGAGGGCTCGGACGTACCGCTAGCGCTCGTGCACGACCGGCTCGTCGTCGGCGACGTCCTGGGCGAGGTACCGGCGGCGGCGCCCGCGGTCCCGCTCCAGCGCGACCTCGCCCGGCTCCAGCGGCGGCTGCGGCTCAAGCCGGAGGCACAGGAGAGGGAGCTGGAGCTCGATCTGCGCAAGGAGACCGACGGCGGACGCAGCAGGCTGCTGCACCGGCTGCGCCTCCTCGGCGTCGGCTGGGGAGAGCCGGTCGCGTCGCGCGGCAGCACTGGTACGTTCCGGGAGACCTGGCGGCTGCGCTGGGAACCGGAGCTGGCGGTACGGGTCGCCGAGGCGGGCGTGTGGGGTACGACCGTGATCGCCGCCGCGACCGCGAAGGCCGAGTCGGACGCCGTCGGCGCCCGGTCGCTGGCCGACGTCACCGGTCTCGCCGAGCGCTGCCTCCTCGCCGAACTCCCGGACGCCCTCCCCGTGGTGATGCGGATCCTCGCCGACCGGGCCGCCCTGGACACCGACGTCGGCCACCTCGCCCAGGCGCTGCCCGCCCTCGTCCGCTCCCTCCGCTACGGCGACGTACGGGGCACGGGCACCCAGGCCCTGGCCGAGGTCGCCGCCGGACTCGCGGAGCGGGTCTTCGTCGGGCTGCCCCCGGCATGCGCCGCTCTCGACACCGAGGCCGCCGAGGAGATGCGAGGGCACGTCGACGCGGTGCACGGCGCGGTCGGACTCCTGGCCGAGGGGACCGAGCGGGCCGAGGAGACCGAGAGGGCCGAGGGAGCCGCTGGGACCGGGGGAGGCGCGGGCGACTCCCGTGCCGGCATACGCGGCCGGTGGCACTCCGTGCTGGGCACGCTCTGCGCGCGGGACACCGTTCCGGGTGTCGTCCGGGGCCGGGCTGTGCGGCTGCTGCTGGACGACGGGGAGTTGGGGCAGGAGGAGGCGGCGCGGCTCATGGGCCTCGTCCTGTCACCGGGGACCGCGCCAGGGGACGCGGCGGCGTGGATCGAGGGATTCGTCGGAGGGGGCTCGGGCGGCGGCATGCTGCTCGTGCACGACGAGCGCCTGCTCGCGTTGGTCGACTCCTGGCTGACCGGAGTGCCGGGGGACGCCTTCACCGACGTACTGCCGCTGCTGCGGCGCACGTTCTCGGCGTACGAGCCCGGGGTGCGCCGCACCCTCGGCGAGCTGGTCCGGCGTGGCCCGGGTCCGCGCGGGAGCGTCGCGGACACCGTCTCCGGGACACCCGGTTTCGCACCCGACCTCGACGAGGACCGCGCGGACGCCGTACTTCCGGTGCTGCGCCTGCTGCTGGGGCTGGACGAGGCAGACGTGGACAACGACCTTGCGGGGGTGGGCCGATGA
- a CDS encoding ATP-binding protein, translated as MSVSVDPTSVDPNHHQSGPAPTSGGGAGSEGARTSAVVSAPDKGEELRPHAEDAFAAELAALAAQDDRPRPARWRMSPWAVATYLLGGTLPDGTVITPKYVGPRRIVEVAVTTLATDRALLLLGVPGTAKTWVSEHLAAAVSGDSTLLVQGTAGTPEEAIRYGWNYAQLLAHGPSRDALVPSPVMRAMAEGMTARVEELTRIPADVQDTLITILSEKNLPIPELGSEVQAVRGFNLIATANDRDRGVNDLSSALRRRFNTVVLPLPESADAEVDIVSRRVDQIGRSLDLPAVPDGIDEIRRVVTVFRELRDGVTADGRTKLKSPSGTLSTAEAISVVTSGLALAAHFGDGVLRAGDVAAGILGAVVRDPAADRVIWQEYLEAVVRERDGWKDFYRACREVSA; from the coding sequence ATGTCCGTGTCCGTCGACCCGACATCCGTCGACCCGAACCACCACCAGTCCGGCCCCGCGCCCACGAGCGGGGGCGGAGCCGGGTCCGAAGGCGCGCGTACGTCCGCGGTCGTGTCCGCGCCGGACAAGGGCGAGGAGCTGCGGCCACACGCCGAGGACGCGTTCGCCGCCGAGCTCGCCGCGCTGGCCGCGCAGGACGACCGCCCGCGCCCCGCCCGCTGGCGGATGTCACCGTGGGCCGTCGCGACGTACCTGCTGGGCGGCACGCTGCCGGACGGCACGGTGATCACGCCGAAGTACGTGGGACCGCGCCGCATCGTCGAGGTCGCCGTGACCACGCTCGCCACCGACCGGGCGCTGCTCCTGCTCGGCGTACCGGGTACGGCGAAGACATGGGTGTCCGAGCATCTGGCCGCGGCGGTCAGCGGTGACTCCACCCTCCTCGTGCAGGGCACGGCCGGCACACCGGAGGAGGCGATCCGCTACGGCTGGAACTACGCGCAACTGCTCGCGCACGGCCCGAGCCGGGACGCCCTGGTGCCCAGCCCGGTCATGCGGGCGATGGCGGAGGGCATGACGGCCCGGGTCGAGGAGCTGACCCGCATCCCCGCCGACGTACAGGACACGCTCATCACGATCCTGTCGGAGAAGAACCTGCCCATACCGGAGCTGGGCTCGGAGGTGCAGGCCGTGCGGGGCTTCAACCTCATCGCGACGGCCAACGACCGCGACCGCGGGGTGAACGACCTGTCGAGCGCCCTGCGCCGCCGCTTCAACACGGTGGTGCTGCCGCTGCCGGAGAGCGCCGACGCCGAGGTCGACATCGTCTCGCGCCGCGTCGACCAGATCGGCCGCTCCCTGGACCTGCCCGCCGTGCCCGACGGCATCGACGAGATCCGCCGCGTCGTCACCGTCTTCCGCGAGCTGCGCGACGGCGTCACCGCCGACGGCCGTACGAAGCTCAAGTCGCCCAGCGGCACGCTGTCCACCGCCGAGGCGATCTCCGTCGTCACCAGCGGACTCGCCCTGGCGGCCCACTTCGGGGACGGCGTCCTGCGCGCGGGCGACGTGGCGGCGGGCATCCTCGGCGCCGTCGTCCGCGATCCGGCGGCCGACCGTGTCATCTGGCAGGAGTATCTGGAGGCGGTCGTCCGCGAGCGTGACGGCTGGAAGGACTTCTACCGGGCGTGCCGGGAGGTGAGCGCGTGA
- a CDS encoding SWIM zinc finger family protein, with protein MTQQGVRWTADQVLALAPDTASRKAGSKLGAAGPWSEAGSSDEGAVWGLCRGSGSKPYRTVIDIADSTGPAYKCSCPSRKFPCKHALGLLLLWSGEDGAVPRGQVPDWANEWIEGRRKRADDKRAEGAAGSSPAADPEAARRRAERRAEWITTGASELEQRLTDLLRGGLASAEQAGYGLWEETAARMVDAQAPGLAARVRELGAIPSSGPGWPVRLLEECALLHLLDQGWLRRAALPEGLAATVRSRIGLPGSADGPPVRDRWLVLAQYDTADSRLTTRRVWLHGAESGRTALLLSYGAAGRAPELSLPVGLTLDAEVSAYPGAGQLRGALGERFAAPAPTGFRPPGVDVARAVARYGEALRDDPWLESRPVTLARVVPTPDGDDWQLADADGELALPLTPAARSRSGLWRLVALSGGAPVTVFGECGHRGFSPLTAWPEGPGEAVTLC; from the coding sequence ATGACTCAGCAGGGGGTGCGCTGGACCGCGGATCAGGTGCTGGCACTGGCGCCTGACACCGCGTCACGCAAGGCGGGCAGCAAGCTCGGCGCGGCCGGGCCGTGGTCCGAGGCGGGCAGTTCCGACGAGGGGGCGGTATGGGGACTGTGCAGGGGAAGCGGCAGCAAGCCGTACCGGACGGTGATCGACATCGCGGACTCCACCGGGCCCGCGTACAAGTGCAGTTGCCCGAGCCGCAAGTTCCCGTGCAAGCACGCGCTGGGGCTGCTGCTGCTCTGGTCCGGCGAGGACGGCGCGGTGCCGCGGGGGCAGGTGCCGGACTGGGCGAACGAGTGGATCGAGGGCAGGCGCAAGCGCGCGGACGACAAGCGGGCGGAGGGCGCGGCCGGTTCGTCGCCCGCGGCTGATCCGGAGGCGGCACGGCGCAGGGCCGAGCGGCGCGCCGAGTGGATCACCACGGGGGCGTCGGAGCTGGAGCAGCGGCTGACCGATCTGCTGCGGGGCGGTCTGGCCTCGGCGGAACAGGCGGGGTACGGGCTGTGGGAGGAGACGGCGGCCCGCATGGTCGACGCGCAGGCACCGGGACTGGCGGCGCGGGTGCGCGAGTTGGGTGCCATACCGTCGTCCGGGCCCGGCTGGCCGGTGCGGTTGCTGGAGGAGTGCGCGCTGCTGCACCTCCTCGACCAGGGGTGGCTGCGCCGTGCCGCGCTGCCCGAGGGGCTGGCCGCGACGGTCCGTTCCCGGATCGGGCTGCCCGGCTCGGCGGACGGCCCGCCGGTGCGCGACCGGTGGCTGGTGCTGGCCCAGTACGACACCGCGGACAGCCGCCTCACGACCCGCCGTGTCTGGCTGCACGGGGCCGAGTCGGGGCGCACGGCCCTGCTTCTCTCGTACGGGGCGGCCGGGCGCGCGCCGGAGCTGTCGTTGCCCGTCGGGCTGACGCTGGACGCGGAGGTGTCCGCGTATCCGGGTGCGGGGCAGTTGCGGGGGGCGCTGGGCGAGCGGTTCGCCGCTCCGGCGCCCACGGGGTTCCGGCCGCCCGGGGTGGACGTGGCGCGGGCCGTGGCCCGGTACGGCGAGGCGCTCCGGGACGACCCGTGGCTGGAGTCACGACCCGTGACGCTCGCCCGCGTCGTACCGACTCCGGACGGCGACGACTGGCAGCTGGCGGACGCCGACGGAGAGCTCGCCCTGCCTCTCACCCCGGCCGCCAGGTCCCGCTCCGGCCTGTGGCGCCTGGTCGCCCTCTCCGGGGGCGCTCCGGTGACGGTCTTCGGAGAGTGCGGCCACCGCGGCTTCTCCCCTCTCACGGCCTGGCCGGAAGGCCCGGGCGAGGCGGTGACCCTGTGCTGA